The sequence gatatttgtttaaaaaattgtttacaaAATGGTTACATGGGTTGGTTGTACCTTTACTTTTGTGTGTTTGAAATACTTATTCCAGAAAGTGAATCAGTTACTATTTCCCTTTGTGTTAATAGTGTCCTGTTAGCTGGCTGAGTAAGGCCTGAGTATTGACCTCCATGCCCCCACCCCCCTTTCCTCATATTTGGAAATATAATGGGAAAAAGGAGCTGAGTGTTCACTGTAAAGCTGCATGAAAGGTTGGTCAATTCAAGCAGGTTGTAGTAAAGTTTTCCAGGGCCCACCTCTTCCCAGTCACTTTCCAAATATCATAGCTTATCTAAATTTAATGACTGGTTGTATTAAGGGTGAGGAAtaatggtctttttttttaactactgtgagctataatttctttttttaaaaaatgtatatttattatttaaaaaataatacagtctatgttgcccaggctggcctcaagctcctgggctcaagccatcctcctgcctcagcctgtctgagtgctgggattacaggcatgagccacctccccTGGCCACAGCTATAATTTCTTCTGTGCTGACTGTTGAGGGGAGAGGGTGCTGTAAAATGGCCAAAATGGTTCTGTCTTGTCTTGAACCCATTTTTTACTTGGAGTGGGGCAGGGGGAGACCAATAAATACAGCCTGGTAAATAACTGAAATAAGGACTGGGACCTCAAGGGAAGAACTCGTAATGAAGATACAGGAGAACTTGTTTTTCAAGGATAAATGGATCTTCACACTTAAATTGCAACTGTTAACAAATTAACATTGAGCTCAGTAATCAGACTGGCTCTAACAATTAGGTGATAAAATAGAATTTGACTTCCTTGTGAATTGGTACTTTAGAAAATCCTATTTgtttaatttgaaattaattgaaattttaacTTGAAACTGGGAAacaagcttattttatttttcaagacagagttgctctgtcccccaggctggagtgcagtggtgttatcttggctcgttgcagcctctgcctgctgggttcaagtgattctcctgcctcagcctcctgagtagctgggattacaggcatgtaccaccacacctggctattttttgtatttttagtagagctagggtttcaccacgttggccaggatggtgtcgaactcttgaccttgtgatccgcctgcctcggcctcacaaagtgttgggattacaggcgtgtaccaccgtgcccggccaaagctCATTTTATGTTAGTAAAAATAAGGGAGCTAGAAATTTGATGTTAAATTGCACAGACCCTCAGGTGTGTTCTTTGCAGAATAGCCAACTGAGAGTACTTTTGGCTTTAATACACATGTCAGAAAGTCAGGCTGTTTTAAGTTTAATATCTTTGCCCCCTCAGAACACTATGTGGCTGCCGTGTAAGAGTGGAACTGTCGAATGGTGAGAAAAGAAGTAGAAATCGTGGCCCACCTCCCTCTTGGGGTCGTCGCCCTCGAGATGATTATCGTAGGAGGAGTCCTCCACCTCGTCGCAGGTACTTGAGAGAAAGCTTGTTTAGAGGTATTGGTGTAATGGAGTAGCTAGTAGGAGCAGGTATTTCTCTTAAAGTTTGTTGGTGGGTTTTAAACTTTGGAAGAATCGGAGGTTTCTTTGAAACATTTGTTGGGTGTAATTTGGGGTATGTGAGTTGTGCTGAATGTTGGCTTTTGTCTTTAGGTCACTGTTCATGTTGGTAGTCAGTAACTTCTATCTTGGATCTGTCTTCTAGTTCATCTTTCTAGTTGCATCTTTCCAAATCTTCCCTTATACTTCAGTTTAGGcctttttccatttcttggctCCATAATGACAAACATTACATTCAACTCTAGCTCTTCACAAATTTGTGTTTTCTACTACTAGCACAATTGTAATATTTATCAAACAGGCAGCTATTTTAATGTTACAACTGGTAAAGTAGAAATCATTCTGAAACTAACTTAAGTCACTGACCAATAAAGGGGGCTAAAAAAGAAGTAATCCCAGTCATCTGTTCTTCAATCCCAAATAGAAAATTCAGTTTTTTTATAATTGAAAATGGCATCATTCTTGGACCAGGCAGTATTGTCTGGGTGCTAACTCCACATCTCCTCAGACCTCCAAAATAGTTTCTATAGGACTAAATTTACCTCTTACAGGTGAGTGGAGTCCTTCTAGGAGACAGGAGTTCAAAATCTTGCCCCTTTTGCTATTTTGAAAAACAACAGCACACTGTTGCCCATCATAATAAAGAGTATTTGTTAGCTAATAGATGGTTGTACTGAtggcttgtttttcattttttttgtgctttttggtccatctattaataaaaatgaaccCCGTTACAGAGTCACCATCATGTCTCTTCTCACCACCCTCTGAATCTGCATTAGCCAGTCAACTAGCCCTTTCAGCGTCATGTGACCAGCGCGCCCCATTCAGCTTGGCTGGTGTCGTTTCACATGACCCAGGCTGGCCAGTCGTCAGGTTGCACCGCCCTTTGGTTCCCGAGCATGCTGTTTTCTCTCAGCCTTCTCTCCAACCTTAACCAAATCGGCAGCAGCCACCTCGACCGCCCACACATTCCTGGCCAATCAGCTCAGCTGTTTATTTACCAAATGTCTTCACAACAACTACAGCAGCAGCCTTCGGCTaacaaaaaagcaggaaaaatccaCAACACCCCCTTCGCCAACCAACTAAATCCAACGCAACATCTGGCAAAACCTTTTCAGCAAATTCTTCCTGGCCGTCAGTCCGGCAGCCTCACCTCACCATTTCTAGCTTGTTGAAACCCAAAACTAGTAAGTTTTTCCTGCTTATACAGTTTACTGCTGGTTAAAATAAGGAGTAAGCGGCTtaaagtaattcttttttctgGATCAAAGGCTGGCTGTGCATAATTGAATGGTAACGTACATATATATTGCTTGAAAAACTTTTAAGGGTGATAGGGAACTCGTAATGTAACTAGGCCTTCAAGTGAAACTTATTTGCATGTGCGAGATGccaaactaaaaattttaatatctcTAACAGATTAGCTTTTCTGGCAAAAATTTGTTGAATCCTATCACCTTTAAATGGTTTTACTAAcagtttcaaaatttaaaattttggggTTGAAGTGTGGGCCAAGCTAAGGTAATTTTGGTAAGCCTAAACACACTCTTAAATGTGACGATCACAAATGCAGTTCTAATGTAGCACTTAATGGCATCAATATTTACACCTACCGCGTTTTCACAAAATTACACTATCCACCTGGTACCTAAGTCTTGTCATGGACTTACAGGTTTGCATGGGTTCCAAATACTGGTTTATGGTACTGTTTTTGGAACTACTTGTGGGACTATATTTTGGTGTGGTGTTTGGGTAGTGAAGTTAGTTTGACATGAAGTTTTGCATTGGACAGATCTGCTGTGAAGCATTCTTTGTTAAAGTGAATCTATGGTTGGAATACCTGCTTTTCACTTGagctttttgtttcttaatccttctgtgccttttttttcttttcttttttttttttttttttttttggacgatGGGTGCCAGTTCTTCGGCACATTCACTGGGCCCAACAGTGAGATTGAAAAGTTGGGAAATGCCTCACGCCATAAATACTGATTGATGATGAGCCTAATTTTCCTGTTTCTGCTTTTAGATCTCCAAGAAGGAGAAGCTTCTCTCGCAGCCGGAGCAGGTAAATGACTACCTTTTTTGGCTACATTCTTAGAAATGGCAGTGTTTCTGCTATTCCTAAACTTTTCCAGATGGCTTAGTTAATGGGAATAAACCTTGGCTTTAATAGTGAATCAGGTTGTAAGGATGAGTCAGCTTTCTTGGAGTTTTCAAAGGCTTTTtagaaagtatttaatttttttaaaaaagaggatctgtcacccaggctggagtgcagtggtgtgattatagctcactgtagcctttaactcctggccttGGAGTGATCCTCCctgttcagcctcctgagtagcttggacttaCAGGCAcgtactaccacacctggctaatttattttttgtggagatgggatctcactttgcTGTCCAatctgttctcaaactcttggcttcaagtgagcctcctgcctctgcctcccaaaatattggaattattggcatgagccaccatgccagatcaagaaaatatttacatatgattTTATCATACCTTATTGGTCCTAATGTGTTCTTGCTCGTTTAGGTCCCTTTCTAGAGATAGGAGAAGAGAGAGATCGCTGTCTCGGGAGAGAAATCACAAGCCGTCCCGATCCTTCTCTAGGTCTCGTAGGTAAGATCTTTGATAACTTGTATGTAAGACTTTGCATACATAGTATGCTAAGGCCTGTCTTCTAAGCCATAAATTTTTTACCTTAAAGTTCTATTTTGATATGTCACTAAGTGTCACCAAGTTACAGAtgtaatgttttctgtttttttttttttttttttttttagtcgaTCTAGGTCAAATGAAAGGAAATAGAAGACAGTTTGCAAGAGAAGTGGTGTACAGGAAATTACTTCATTTGACAGGAGTATGTACAGAAAATTCAAGTTTTGTTTGAGACTTCATAAGCTTGGTGCATTTTTAAGATGTTTTAGCTGTTCAAATCTGTTTGTCTCTTGAAACAGTGACACAAAGGTGTAATTCTCTATGGTTTGAAATGGATCATACGAGGCATATAATACCAACAATTGTTACTTTACAATGTTCCCTTAAGCAAAATTGAATTTGCTTTGAACTTTTAGTTATGCACAGACTGATAATAAACCTCTAAACCTGCCCAGcagaagtgtgtttttttttttttaaatacagaaacaaCTGGCAAAAATTGAACtaagatatacttttttttccataGCTGGGATATAGGCTGCAGCTATAGTTGAACAAGCAGTCTTTAAAAACTGCTATGAAACACAGGCCATCAGGTAAAAACGAAACGCTGCACTAGAGGTTTTTGAAAAATCCAACTCACTTTCATCTTGGGCAGAGGTTGCCTAGTTGGTATAGAATGTTAAGTTTCAAGAAAGTTTACCTTTGCTTTAGGTCATAAGTTCCTTATTTGATTGCTGTATATGAATACATGGCTGTTCGTGACATTCTTTACGTGCAAATTTGTGATTTCAAAAATGTCCTGCCAGTTTAAGGGTACATTGTAGAGCCAAACTTTGAGTTACtgtgcaagattttttttttcatgctgtcATTTGTAATATGTTTTGTGAGAATCCTTGGGATTAAAGTTTTGGTTACAAATTGTTGTTTAACTTGAAAGCCTGTTTTTCCTTGCAAACTCAAATCTGTGAGCTTGGTACCAAGTCCAGGTATAACATTCCTATTGGAAGCCATACTTATATTTTCTTGTAAAGTGCttttgaattaataaaatattagcataaTTGTGTAATAGTCAGTTGAACCCACTGTTAACCATTGTTCTTATCCCATGGGAAGCAGTTGGTTACATGATTCTTATTTTATAAGAAACAGCTGAGAGGCACTATGGATTAGTCTTCTGAAGTGAAGGGAATATAGATGTCACCTTAAGTGATAGttaacccattttttttttttttttaggcgtaGAAGCCAGTTCAGGGTCTATAATATTTAGTGACCAACATTTTAAAGTATAGCAGCAACCCGGTTCTTAAACACAAAGTAAGTTGCCCATTAACAAATGGCTTTTATCTTTAGCATGAAAACTTTCCACAGGTCTAAAAATTGCTTCCATTTTATAATTTGAGGTGTTGCATGGGAATTCTAAGCTGATCCATTATGATGTAAAGTTCACAATATGGTTCAAATGTAACAGTGCAGAATTGAATATGGAGGCATGCATAACCTTCCTCTTAGAAAATGGGAGGAGTTGTAACTTCAAATTTTTGTGCAATTAGATTAAATCATAATGCAACAGTCTCGTGGCTTAGTTTCCTTAAATATGCTCTCAAGATAGTTTTGGATTATGCTGTATTGACTGTCTTAAATATGAAAGATAAGTCATTGCATTAAGAGTTCAAGCTAAATGGATATATTAAGATACAgttcctaagcaaattaattatTTCCACCTTTTACACAAATCTCGGGAGAATTGGTGTCAGGAAGGTTCAGCCTTAAAGTCAAGCATGTTCAAGAAAGACACTTTTCAGACTGCCTATTTATTTGCTGAGAGCTCTGGCGTTGGGCATTTTGTCTTTCAGTATTCCCCCATAGCCTAAAACCTATTCCTGTTAGGAACAAGCCAAGATAGCTATGAAGTTATGGAATCCATGCAATATGTCAATTACATTGCTCTTATAAATGGACAACTTATGGGCATTTTTGGGCAGTATATGACTTCCTTGTAGGCTCTTAAGTTGGAAGGGTTTCTGTAAAAAGGACAGTTATGGGTATAATATGGCTAAGAGAAATAATACAGAACCTGAAATAAAAGTGACTTCACCAGGGAGTTACTCTGACTTAGGTGACTTACAGTCCCAGTTTGCAGTTACTTTAACCAGGAGCCCTAGCAGAACCTCAAGACTCTTAGAAACTTTAGAACATGGAAATTGTTAAAGCTTTGAATTGCACATTTAGATTGTGGCTATTAGGAAGTTTTAAAGTTGTTGTAATTCCCAAAATAACAGGTCATCCTAACCAGTCTTATCCATATTCTGGGTTGAGTGTAAAAATGAAAGGAATCACAAAACTGAACTCAGACCTGTGGTTTAAGGATTAAGGTGTTCACTAGAAGTCACTGTTATTAATACTTGATGACAATGTAAAGAAACATTAAGGATTATATCTGATTGTTTTCAAAGAcactggctggatgtggtggctcacgcttgtaatccctagcactttgggaggctagggtgggtgggaggatctcttgaagccgggagttggagaccagtctgcccaacatggaAAGATTCACATTTCTATTAAAAGGAATATTTAGCTTGATCTCTGGTTTACAGTTAATTGTGGGTTGCTTCTGACCTCCATGTCTTAAGCAGAAAGTAGGGAAGTTAGCTTTACCAAGCACAGGTACCCTGTATCTACCATTTGAGTATCTTGGAGATCGTTACAAACATGTGATCTGTCAATGTCCATGACACTCCCACCCTATTAGACTGCAGTCAGTGGCTCTCACACAAACCCATATGTGGATGGAAAATTCAAGTTATTACTACATTCATTTTAGTACAGTGCTGCTTAATTAGAAATTTCATTGAAGAGGTATTTCAGAATAGATACAGCCAGACTCCTGGCTCATTGACTTAGTGTTTCAGGGTGACCTAACCCTGTGTAATTTTGAGGAGTTCTACATGATAAATACCCTTGGTGATGTGAGAACCACTAGTTTAGTATTTTGTCCAAGTATGCTTTTTTTCAGAGTTCTGAATGAGATTTAGTTGTCATATCTAGTTGGTGGTAATCTCTTAGTTGTATATTTTTGTACTGCCAGATTGTTGCCTTCTGGTTTTCCATCTTTTCGAGAAAGATTTCTAATTAAAGTTACTGAAGAAAAACTGGGTTGGAAGtacatttttctctaaataatCCAGTAGTGttgaatttgattttatttccaCTCTAATTTTTTTCATCCTGTTTTATTAGGGGGATTCATCGGGTACCTGAAGATAATTCAGCTGTAGACACCTTAAGGTTCTGAGACAAGATCATTGAAAtttgttttggctgggtgtgatggctcatgcctgtaatcccagtactttgggaggttgaagcaggcggatcacttgtggtcaggaattggagaccagcttggtcaacatggtaaaaccctgtctctactaacaatacaaaaattagccgggtgtggtggcaggcgcctataatcccagccgcttgggaggctgaggcaggagaagtgcttaaacctggtgggtggaggttgcCCTGAGCTGAGATctagccacttcactccagcctgagagaaagcggaactttgtctccaaaaaaaaaagtttgttttggtAAGCCTAGTATAATTGATTAGTTTTGTCCATGCAACTTTCCCCTTGTTGGACTGTACTTAATAATACAGTATTTAGTTTCTCATTTAGTATCCTGCTTTCTCTGTCTGGATTTGATGAAGGTGCCCAAAATGATTCCTAAACTAACACATGAAATATGTGTGAAAAACATTGctgttttttaatctttagttTTCCTCATTTCTGATGTAAGGCGTTGTATAGTTCTATAAAAGATGTAGAATATGGCCATGTAGTGCCTCACTGTAAGTTAGTACATGTGTCTTGAGCAAGTGGAAATATCAAAACATTGATACTTTGCTTCTCCCTAATCATTTGGAAGGTCCTGAGATGGATACTATTTCCAGGGCAAAATTAAACCTTCCAGAAAAGTAGTCTATAGGTTGAAGGAGTCCCCCTCTTGAAAGCCTTGTTCATTTGTAGTTGGGCACCTTTGTTTCAGTATATACTTCATTCAGATTTCATCTGGGGCCAGTTAGCATTCttgttttttcgttttttgagacCAGTGGTgacatagcttactgcagccttggcctcttaggctcaagcgttcctcccacctcagtctcccaagtagctaggactacagtcacacaccaccatgcccagctaattaaaaaaaacttttaaattttaagagaCGTGgttatgtttctcaggctggtctggaactcctcaagcgatccttctgcctcagcctcccaaagcactgggattacatgcctgagTCACCTTTCCCTGGTCAAGTTAGCATTGTTCACTGTTTTTTTATTTGCTCACAAAGCCCCAAAATGTCGAGCTAAGGGGAATGTTGTTGAAGTTGTTGCCTAAtgctgcctggagctgggcagTGGCAGTGGGGGCTCGGGAGGGTTTGGGGTGGAGATGTGAAGTTTATATTGGTcatttggagaaggaaatattcaaatatttaaaatattatgtaagtCTTGAGatacagaagtttattttttatttaattttttttttttttttttgcgatggagtctctctttgtcacctaggctggagtgctgtggctcgatctcggctcactgccacctttgcctcccaggttcaagcaattctcctgcctcagcctcccgagtagctgggactacaggcgcgtgccaccacgcccagctactttttatatttttagtagagccagggtttcaccatgttggccaagctggtcttgaactcctgacctcaagtgatccgcctgccttggcctcccaaagtgctgggattacaggcgtgagccaccgcgcccagcctagaagtttcatttttgaaagaataacTCCTTTGGGAAACAATTCTAAATCTTAAGCTCAGGCAGTTGATGACTTTTAAAAACCTCATCCAGCTGGCTGGCTGCCACCAGCATCTcataatgacatttatttttagtttagatAAAACTACCCATGTTTTCAATGAAAGtattttacaaatacaaattGGAATGTTGATTTGTCATGtaattgtttcatatttttcctaCATGTCAAAAGTCCATGATACAAACACTTACAAATGGGATACAGTGATAAATCACAACACCAGCTCAATATCTAGAAAGAAAAATCGATAGAATATTTGTGTTTGACTGGAGTGCAAGTTTAGGCTGTTGACCTTTAACAATTCATTTTCaccccagttttctttttttgattggttggttttgagacggagtctcactctgtcacccaggctggagtgcagtggtgtgatctcagctcactgcaatctctgcgtcccaggttcaagtgattctcctgtctcagcctcctgagcagctgggactacaggtgcgcaccaccatgcccggctaattttttggtattttagtagagatgggtttcaccatattggccaggatggtcttgatgtcttggcatcgtgatccgcccgccttggcctcacaaagtactaggattacaggtgtgagccaccgcgccctgccccaGGCAGTTTTTTATAAGATGGTatttcactgttgcccaggctgcactcaAGGACCCCTCCAGCCTTGGCTGtaatcccaaagtgttgggattataggcatgagccactgcaactggccatCCCAGTTCCAGAGCTCACATTCAAATAATAAGGAAAGACTAACCAATCTGAggtgaagaggaagaaataaatgccTTAATCATGAAATACGGGTTTAGAGCCAGAAACAGTTGAGAATGTAAACTGCACTAGGATTTAGAGATAGAAAGGTTTATTTAAGTTTGAAGTGAGTCCAAATCTGATTGGTTTTTTTACTTTAGCCATGTATTTGAACAAGCGTGTATAAGATAACTTCTCCAGCTTTAATACAGGAAAGCCAAGAAGTTGGGAGTATTAGAGTGCATTGATGAATGGCTGGCTTGCTCATTCTAGCTGCTTGGAGTTTAATGAGGACAGGTTTACTGAGCTGGCAGTCTTGGTTAGATTTCAGTTGGCAATATATAGCAATCCATTTGACATGAAATTGGCCTCAGAGTGAGGTTGGAAGAAGTCACGTGCTTTGTAAGTTGGAGTATGAACACACTGACAAGGAGGGCTAAGAACTGAATCATTGAAAGTATCTGCcttaggccaggcgctgtgggtcacacctgtaatccgagcactttgggaggccaagtcgggcggatcacctgaggtcgggagtttgagaccagcctgaccaacatggagaaaccctgtctctacttaaaaaagcggggcgtgttggcacatgtctgtaatcccagcaactggggaggctgagccaggagaagcgcttgaacctgggatgcagaggttgcagtgagccgagatggcgccattgcactccagcctgggcaacaagagtgaaactgtctcaaaaaaaaaaaaaaaaaaacaaaatccaaaacatcAAACAGGGAGGACTTTTAAATTAGCTTTCAGTTTTACAGAGAAAAGTATACaaaccttttttctcttttttttttttttttttttcttccagagatTCATgagctcttttgtttaaaaatgatagCCCAAGTTAGGAGACTGTTGTGTCTTATTTCTGAGTTGATAGTGAAAAAATAGTGGTCGAAGTTAAGTAGACAAATTTAAGTGATCACTTATTGGTaattaaagctctttttcttcccagcattttgggagcccaaggcaggcggattgcctgagctcaggagaccagcctgggcaacatggcaaaaccctgtctctacaaaaagtacaaaaattagctgggcctggtggtatgtgcctgtagtcccagctactgaggaggctgaggtgggaggatcgctttgagcccaggaggtagaggttgcagtgagctgagattgtgccactgcactccagcctgggtgacagagtgaggccctgtctcaaaaacaacaacaaaaaacgaaaacaagTTCTCTACAGCAGCTGGCAATCTATTGACCTGGAAGAaagctccattcctttcctcaagtAATTTTGATTAATTCTCAACAGAAGTGGATGGAAGGAAAGGTTTTTACTGTGTCATCCAAGACTGGTACCTGAACCAATGCCAGCTCTTGGGTATGACAGCAGTTGACAGGAATAAAATGGTTCAAAAGGGTGTTAGTAGTAAGGTTAATGTGATCATTTCCATTTATTGAGGAAGAGATTTAAGTTCGGAGGGGCTTGGCAAGTTGTCTAACTTTGCAGCCCAGTGGTAATTGAGCTGAAACTATAAACTTGGTTGCAGGACCAGGTGTAAACTGGAAAGGGCTTCAGAGTCAATAGTCCAAATTCTTATTAGAGATAAAGTGGATTTGTTCAGGGTCACACAGGGACACAGTGGCAGAGAAGGGCTCTGGTGCCTCAACAGCAAATCCAGGGTTTGTTACAGGGAGCAGTGTAACGTTAAGGCCGTGAGGCTTGGAAATAGCAGCCCAGATTTGAATCCTTGCTTTCTTACAGCTCTGTGGCTTTGGGCCAATTGTGTAATCTCTGggatttcatttttctcatctttaaaatggtgataataggAACCACCTATCCCCTATTGTTAATATCAAGAATATAGTGTAATGCAAGtaaagcactcaacacagagcATAGCACACTGCTCAGTAAATAATAGGTGTTCTGTGCAGGCTTGTGTTGGCATGCAGTAAGCACTCAGGTAATGGCTTAAGAAAGGCTCCTTTGGGTGCTGGGCAGGCAGAAATGACCCTAATTTGCCTGCTGGGAGTGTGCTT is a genomic window of Pongo pygmaeus isolate AG05252 chromosome 5, NHGRI_mPonPyg2-v2.0_pri, whole genome shotgun sequence containing:
- the SRSF3 gene encoding serine/arginine-rich splicing factor 3 — translated: MHRDSCPLDCKVYVGNLGNNGNKTELERAFGYYGPLRSVWVARNPPGFAFVEFEDPRDAADAVRELDGRTLCGCRVRVELSNGEKRSRNRGPPPSWGRRPRDDYRRRSPPPRRRSPRRRSFSRSRSRSLSRDRRRERSLSRERNHKPSRSFSRSRSRSRSNERK